GCGTGGTGTCCAGAAAGTAAAATCTCCGGGATGCCTTCGCCTTCAAAAATTTCTGGCCGCGTATAATGCGGACAATCCAGCAAACCCGCTACAAACGAATCCTGTTGTGCTGATTCGGCATCGCCCAACACACCGGGCAAGTGCCGTACCAAACTGTCTATCAACACCATTGCTGCCAACTCGCCACCGGATAACACATAGTCACCGATGGAAAGTTCTTCATCCACCTGCTGTCGTATCAGACGTTCATCTACACCCTCGTAACGACTTGCCAGCAGAATCAATCCATCATTCCGCTCCAAAAGCTCCTTCACCACTGCGTGGGTTAGTTGTCGTCCTTGTGGTGACAGGTGGATTACACAACTTTTGACCACACCAGTTTGCGCTTGGCTTTGTTTCGCTGTTGCAATTGCCTGCGCTAGTGGCTCTGCCAACATCAACATTCCAGGGCCGCCACCATAAGGTCTGTCATCCACGGAACGATGCTTGTCTCTGGTGAATTCACGCGGATTCCATGTGTGGAGCACAAACTTGCCCTGCTCCGCTGCACGCCGGGTTACCCCATATTGGGTAATCGCGTCGAACATTTCCGGGAATAGCGTAATAACATCAAAGCGCATCGCCGCTGCTCAGCGTTTTGCTGCCCAATCAGCTGACCAATCGACACGTATCACTTTTTCCGTCAAGTCCACTTGCTGGATTACGCTGGCGATAAACGGGATTAGTAATTCCCCTCGATTTCTTTTGGATAAGCTTTCCAGCACACACAACACCTGATTAGCACCGGTATCCATAAGGTTGTCCACCACTCCCAGACATGCGCCATCGAGATTAACCACCGTTAGCCCGATTAAATCGGACCAATAATATTCATCCTCAAGCTGTTGAGGCAGACTGCTGCGCGGCACTGCCACCAGCAAGCCTTTATATTTTTCGGCGGTAGTTCTATCGTCACTACCTTGGAATTTGGCGACCAAGCCTTTGCTGTGTACAGCAAAAGTTTCCACAGTTATCTCACACCAAGGACGTTTCTCGTCTCCCAGCCACCAAATGGGATAATCAGCAAGACTATCCACGGACTCGGTGTAAGTTTTAATCTTAACCCAGCCGAGAATTCCCTGCGCACCTGCCACGCGCCCCATAACTATCATGGGGTCTGATTGGTTATGCTTTTGCTGCGGCACCAGCGCGCTTGACCAGCTTGGCAACGGCATCGCTCAGTTGCGCGCCTTTTTCTTGCCAGAAAGCCACACGATCCAGTTGAAGGCGCATGCCTTCAGGACCTTCCTGAGCAACCGGGTTATAAAAACCAACGCGCTCGATGAATCGACCATCACGGCGATTGCGTGAATCGGCCACAACCACATTAAAAAACGGGCGGTTCTTGGAACCGCCACGTGCAAATCGAATAATAACCATAATTTATACTTTAATCGTTAGCAAATGCCAAAGGGCGTAGATTTTACGACACTTTACAGAGGTATGGCAAGTCACAGCCTCTTCCAATATGAAATGAGTCTGAAGGGTTGACGTATTTCCAACATGAAATGAGTCTGAAATTGATTTGCTGGGTCGGTCATTATGCGAAGCATGGTGATCAACATGGAAGAAGCAAAGCTACAGACCTTGGTGCAGATCAAGGCATTTTTGGACGGGACATCGGAGGTGGAATTTCGGGTTCCAAAAGTGGAGCGTAACCAGTTTATCGGGCGCGTCCTCAAGCGGTTTGGCTACGCCCCGCACGGGCGGGTAGATAAGGGCGTACTACTGCGCTATATCGAGCGCATGACCGGGCTATCACGCCAGCAAGTAACCAGATTGGTACGGCAATACCGCAAGGATGGGAAGCTATCGAAACAGCCCTGCGCGCCCAAGCAGGGTTTCACCTATCGCTATACCGTAGCAGACGTGCTCTTGCTGGCCAAGATAGATGTGCTGCATGGCACGCTGTCCGGGCCTGTAACCAAGAAGCTCATGGAACGCGCTCTTTTGGTTTTTGGTGATGCGCACTTTGAACGGCTGGCGGGCATCTCGGTTTCCCACCTTTACAACCTGCGCGGGAGCAAGCCGTACCAGAACAAACGGCGGTACTGGAGCAAGACGCACCCCACCGGTATTCCCATCGGCAAACGCCGTGCCCCGCAGCCAAACGGAGTGCCGGGCTACATCCGCATAGACAGCGTGCATCAAGGCGATCTGGACGGCGTAAAAGGCGTGTACCACATCAACGCGGTGGGCTGTGTGACGCAGATGCAATTCGTCACCACCTGCGAGAAGATCAGCGAGGCGTATTTGCTGCCGGTCATCCGGCAGTTGCTGGATGGATTTCCGTTTGTCATCCTGGGGTTCCATTCGGATAACGGTTCAGAGTACATCAATTATCAGGTCGCAAAGCTGTTGGAGAAGCTCCGGGGCGAGTTCACCAAGTCACGGCAACGATAACGCCTTGGCGGAGTCAAAGAACGCCGCCGTGGTACGCAAACATCTGGGTTATGCGCATATCCCACAATGCTGCGCCAGTTTGGTCAACGTCTTTTGTGCCGTATTCCTCAACCCCTACGTCACAACCACGAACCTTTTTTCAGGAGACAATTACAGATGCCAAGGGAAAAGAACGCAAGAAATACCGCTACAAAGACATGATGACACCTTATGAGAAACTCAAATCAATACCCGGGGCCAGCGAGTATCTCAAAGAGGATGTCACTTTCAAACAACTGGATGCGCAGGCAGCAAAGATGAGCGACAATGATGCCGCCTTGGCACTGAACAACGCAAGAAAAAAACTGTTTTAAAAACATCTCTGCGGCGATGAAAAAACAGGCATGAAAAATAAAGTCAGCAAGGCAAAGCGAAGAAGCATCTATGAGTTAGACCGAACCAGAACATAGTTCTTTTCTCAGATTCAAAACCCTTCGTTCAGACTCATTTCTGAATTGGAAAATACTATAACACTAACGATGCAGTAATACTTCCAACACGAATTTAGTACCTAGATAGGCGAGCAGCAAAAAAATGAAACCGCTCATTGTCCACCGTACCGCTGTACGTCCGCGCCAGCCTTGATAATGGTGACCCAGCAATAACACTGCGAACACACACCATGAAATGAAGCCGAACAACATTTTGTGATTGAATTGCCACGGCGTGCCAAATAACTGATCGGAAAAAATAATACCTGACGCCAATGTCAGGGTGAGCAGCACAAAGCCTGCGCCGATAATGCGGAATAATAAGGTTTCCATGGTGAGCAATGGTGGTAAGCCTTGCAGCACACGCGGTAGCGTAGCCTGGTGCAGGCGTTTTTCCACTAGGGACATCAGGCCCGCATGCAGCACCGCAATGGTGAACAGACTGTAGGCAAGCATTGCTGCCAGAATATGCGCTTCCAGGATAAATGAAAGATTGTTCGTTAGCGGATGGGTCGCAGGAAACAGCACCGGCAGTAACGCACCTCCTGCTGCCAGAGGCAACACTAAAGTTTGCAGGCTGGCAATCGGGTAAAAAAAACGTGCTACCCAATACACCAGCATGGTCAGCCACAAGATCAACGATAGCGCATTAATTAACCCTAAGTTCAGATCACCCCCACTGAATATATTGCTATACAGCAGGTATGCATGGAGCGCTAGCGGCAGCAATACGGTATGGCCAATCATTCCACGGTTTAAGACATCTATATTCCCAGTAGATTGCGCACGCCAAAAATGAACCGCTAACACGCTGTACGCAAGAAAGGTGATTACATAAAGCGGAAGATTCGACATTTTTAGCCAGGATGTTTTAGACTTCACGGATTCTACACTATAGCCAATGCTGCGGAAAACAGGAGTGAAATCATGCTAGACAACCTTACACAACGCCTTTCGGGCGTTATAAAAACCCTGCGGGGACAAGCACGCTTATCTGAAAGCAACATTCAGGATGCCTTGCGTGAAGTACGCTTAGCCCTACTGGAAGCGGACGTGGCGTTGCCCGTGGTTAAAGAATTCACTGCCCAGGTGAAGCAGGCTGCGCTGGGACAAGAAGTGTTGAGTAGTCTGACGCCGGGACAAGCATTGATTGGTATCGTACATCGCGAGCTGACCAAGCTGATGGGTGAACACAACGATGCGTTAAATCTCACCACTGTGCCGCCGGCCGTGATTCTGATGGCAGGTTTACAGGGCGCAGGCAAGACGACCACGAGTGGAAAACTTGCCAAATTGCTGCGCGAGCAGATAAAGAAAAAAGTGCTGCTGGTTAGTTGCGATGTGTACCGTCCTGCCGCTATCGAGCAATTGCGTACCTTGGCACAGCAACTGGACATCGATTTTTTCGCCTCTGACATCAGCCAGAAGCCGCGCGATATAGCACTGGCGGCGCTTGATTACGCGCGTAAACATCACCACGATGTGCTAATTGTGGATACTGCGGGTCGTCTTGCAATCAATGCCGCAATGATGGAAGAAATTCAGCAATTGCACGCTGCCCTTAATCCAATTGAAACCCTGTTCGTTGTGGACGCCATGACCGGCCAGGACGCCGTGAATACCGCAAAGGCATTTGGCGAGGCATTGCCGCTAAGCGGTATTATCCTCACCAAACTGGACGGTGATGCGCGGGGCGGTGCGGCTTTGTCAGTACGGCACATCACCGGCAAACCGATCAAATTCGTTGGCGTAAGCGAAAAGCTCAATGGCCTGGAAGCTTTCCACCCAGAACGCATGGCTTCGCGCGTGCTGGGCATGGGTGATGTATTGTCGCTGATTGAAGATGCTCACCGTGAGATTGATCATGCCGAAGCTGAAAAACTGGCCAAGAAAATAAAGAGCGGTCACGGATTTGATCTCAACGATTTCAAGATGCAAATTGTTCAAATGCGCAAAATGGGTGGCATGTCCGCCCTGATGGATAAACTACCCGCACAACTTGGTCAAGCTGCCGCAGGCGCCAAGATGGACGACCGCTCTGTCAATCGCACTGAAGGCATCATTAATTCAATGACAATGCAAGAACGTTCCCATCCAGAACTCATTAAAGCTTCACGTAAGCGCCGCATCGCCGCCGGAGCGGGAGTTCAGGTAATGCACGTCAACCAGTTATTAAGCCAGTTCGAACAAACGCAAAAGATGATGAAGATGTTCAGCAAGGGCGGCCTAGGTAAAATGATGCGCGGTATGAAGGGCATGTTGCCCGGCAAACGTTAGGCTCACGTGCCACGTTCGTTGGTTAAATCTAGAAGCGCATGGGCTGCCAGATGCGAGCCGCACAGCCCGTGGCAACGCGGTTTGAACGAAAATACGAACGGACTGCTGCGCCAGTCAAAGAAAGACTGAATACGGATCTCAAGCACGCCATCACTTCAAAGGTGCCCGTACGCACCAAGGCAAAATTCAGAGCTGCTGCGACTAACCGCATGAGCATGCTTGAGCAAAAATCCGAACGCGTGCACCGTTATTTCGGCGATCCAAAAACCGCCACGCGGCTTCATGAATCATTCGTGCCGGGTTAATTGTGAGGAATCTGCGCGAAGCGCCCGCTGTTGAAGTCTGTGATAGCCTGGACAATCTCCTCTTGACTATTCATCACGAACGGCCCCTGCCCGACGATCGGTTCGTCAATCGGCTCGCCGCTAAGCAGCAACGCCACCGCGCCATTGTTTGCTTCGATAGACACGGTGCTTCCTGCGCGATCCAGTAGCACCAGCTGCGCCTCGCGTGCGATGGCGCTGTCGTTGACCAATACCGTGCCTCGCAAAACGATGAGCGCCGAGTTCCAGCCATCCGGCACGGACAACTCACAGACACCGCCCTGATTCAGACGCAAATCCCACACGTTCATGGGCGTGAAGGTATGCGCTGGGCCGGCATGCCCCTTGTAGTCACCTGCAATCACCCGCACCGTGCCAGCGCCGTCAGGCAGAGCGATAGCCGGAATGTCGCGATTGAGGATAGCTTGGTAACCCGGCGCGGTCATTTTATCCTTGACCGGTAGGTTCACCCACAATTGCACCATTTCCAACATGCCGCCGGAACGAGTGAACGCCTCGGAATGAAATTCTTCGTGCAGAATGCCGGCACCAGCCGTCATCCATTGCACATCTCCGGGACCGATCACACCACCTTGACCTGTAGAGTCGCGGTGCGCAACCTCGCCCTCGTAAACAATGGTGACGGTTTCGAAGCCACGATGTGGGTGCGAACCTATTCCGCGCGGACGGTCTACAGAACTGAACTCGGTCGGGCCGGCGTAATCCAGTAGCAGAAATGGACTTAGCTGCTTCCCATGACTCTGGTAAGAAAACATCGAACGAACGGGAAAACCGTCTCCGACCCAATGCGGGCTGGGCGCGTTGTAAACGCCGAGGATACTTTTCATGGCCATCTCCTTGTGACAGTGACAAATTAGTTGCTGTCAGAAGGGTAAACTAAGAACAATGTCCTGTGTAGACAGT
This genomic interval from Candidatus Nitrotoga sp. AM1P contains the following:
- the trmD gene encoding tRNA (guanosine(37)-N1)-methyltransferase TrmD, with protein sequence MRFDVITLFPEMFDAITQYGVTRRAAEQGKFVLHTWNPREFTRDKHRSVDDRPYGGGPGMLMLAEPLAQAIATAKQSQAQTGVVKSCVIHLSPQGRQLTHAVVKELLERNDGLILLASRYEGVDERLIRQQVDEELSIGDYVLSGGELAAMVLIDSLVRHLPGVLGDAESAQQDSFVAGLLDCPHYTRPEIFEGEGIPEILLSGHHAEIEKWRLKQALGRTWQRRPDLLAQRQLTKQEARLLAEYQQEQASVQQEEIK
- the rimM gene encoding ribosome maturation factor RimM (Essential for efficient processing of 16S rRNA) yields the protein MIVMGRVAGAQGILGWVKIKTYTESVDSLADYPIWWLGDEKRPWCEITVETFAVHSKGLVAKFQGSDDRTTAEKYKGLLVAVPRSSLPQQLEDEYYWSDLIGLTVVNLDGACLGVVDNLMDTGANQVLCVLESLSKRNRGELLIPFIASVIQQVDLTEKVIRVDWSADWAAKR
- the rpsP gene encoding 30S ribosomal protein S16, translating into MVIIRFARGGSKNRPFFNVVVADSRNRRDGRFIERVGFYNPVAQEGPEGMRLQLDRVAFWQEKGAQLSDAVAKLVKRAGAAAKA
- a CDS encoding cytochrome C assembly family protein, translated to MKSKTSWLKMSNLPLYVITFLAYSVLAVHFWRAQSTGNIDVLNRGMIGHTVLLPLALHAYLLYSNIFSGGDLNLGLINALSLILWLTMLVYWVARFFYPIASLQTLVLPLAAGGALLPVLFPATHPLTNNLSFILEAHILAAMLAYSLFTIAVLHAGLMSLVEKRLHQATLPRVLQGLPPLLTMETLLFRIIGAGFVLLTLTLASGIIFSDQLFGTPWQFNHKMLFGFISWCVFAVLLLGHHYQGWRGRTAVRWTMSGFIFLLLAYLGTKFVLEVLLHR
- the ffh gene encoding signal recognition particle protein; this encodes MLDNLTQRLSGVIKTLRGQARLSESNIQDALREVRLALLEADVALPVVKEFTAQVKQAALGQEVLSSLTPGQALIGIVHRELTKLMGEHNDALNLTTVPPAVILMAGLQGAGKTTTSGKLAKLLREQIKKKVLLVSCDVYRPAAIEQLRTLAQQLDIDFFASDISQKPRDIALAALDYARKHHHDVLIVDTAGRLAINAAMMEEIQQLHAALNPIETLFVVDAMTGQDAVNTAKAFGEALPLSGIILTKLDGDARGGAALSVRHITGKPIKFVGVSEKLNGLEAFHPERMASRVLGMGDVLSLIEDAHREIDHAEAEKLAKKIKSGHGFDLNDFKMQIVQMRKMGGMSALMDKLPAQLGQAAAGAKMDDRSVNRTEGIINSMTMQERSHPELIKASRKRRIAAGAGVQVMHVNQLLSQFEQTQKMMKMFSKGGLGKMMRGMKGMLPGKR
- a CDS encoding pirin family protein translates to MKSILGVYNAPSPHWVGDGFPVRSMFSYQSHGKQLSPFLLLDYAGPTEFSSVDRPRGIGSHPHRGFETVTIVYEGEVAHRDSTGQGGVIGPGDVQWMTAGAGILHEEFHSEAFTRSGGMLEMVQLWVNLPVKDKMTAPGYQAILNRDIPAIALPDGAGTVRVIAGDYKGHAGPAHTFTPMNVWDLRLNQGGVCELSVPDGWNSALIVLRGTVLVNDSAIAREAQLVLLDRAGSTVSIEANNGAVALLLSGEPIDEPIVGQGPFVMNSQEEIVQAITDFNSGRFAQIPHN